In the Kribbella sp. NBC_00482 genome, one interval contains:
- a CDS encoding CGNR zinc finger domain-containing protein: protein MTDSFRAEFRIVGGHPALDLVNTVTPRVRGGAVEHDYLTSPAELVAWSRRIGLIDLRDYSAVEGTWRSSPELATKSLNATLEIREAAYDVFAPRAFGAVVAGDGVKHSEGSAFERLMLRWSAAAARSMLIPDAGRERGIAELVVGTSPAQLIPDRLVVAAVELVRGVELRQLRACPVDDGGCGWLFLDRSRNGSRRWCAMEDCGTRAKIRKLGERRRATGVQQSEG from the coding sequence GTGACCGACAGTTTTCGTGCGGAGTTCCGCATCGTGGGCGGACACCCTGCCCTCGACCTGGTGAACACGGTCACTCCCCGGGTGCGGGGCGGTGCTGTGGAGCACGACTACCTGACGTCGCCCGCCGAGCTGGTCGCCTGGTCCCGCCGGATCGGGCTGATCGATCTGCGCGATTACAGTGCCGTCGAGGGCACGTGGCGCTCGTCGCCGGAGCTGGCCACGAAGTCCCTCAACGCGACGCTGGAGATCCGTGAGGCGGCGTACGACGTGTTCGCGCCGCGGGCGTTCGGCGCCGTTGTCGCGGGCGACGGCGTGAAGCACAGTGAGGGTTCTGCGTTCGAGCGGTTGATGTTGCGCTGGTCGGCGGCGGCCGCGCGGTCGATGCTGATCCCGGACGCGGGCCGGGAGCGGGGCATCGCGGAGCTGGTGGTCGGGACGTCGCCGGCGCAGTTGATTCCCGATCGGCTGGTGGTGGCCGCGGTCGAGCTGGTGCGGGGCGTCGAGTTGCGCCAGTTGCGGGCCTGCCCGGTCGACGACGGGGGCTGCGGGTGGCTGTTCCTCGACCGCAGCCGGAACGGTTCGCGGCGCTGGTGCGCGATGGAGGACTGCGGGACGCGGGCGAAGATCCGCAAACTCGGCGAGCGCCGGCGTGCTACCGGCGTACAGCAGTCTGAGGGGTAG
- a CDS encoding helix-turn-helix transcriptional regulator produces the protein MDQILRFEAHAFGRPYHAARVRIPARARDTELHTHADFHEFMGVMSGSGEHLLTTGVAPLRAGDVVLVRPSDRHAVRGAAPDGLEFVNVAFPSSIWQGFLDLTRTPTWSSRGPVSFHQPSAVPVFEHALDRFQNTPTAYDLLRFWIDLLDLLTPGDPGGSGIPDWLAKACTSMRAEENLRGGVPRLLELAGVSPAHLSRSMRAAYGVTPTTFVTDLRLEHAASLLAATNTTIATIATRCGFTSQSYFTRRFTTAHALTPTTFRHRSQRAFVP, from the coding sequence GTGGATCAGATCCTGCGCTTCGAGGCCCACGCGTTCGGCCGCCCGTACCACGCGGCGCGCGTCCGGATCCCGGCCCGTGCCCGCGACACCGAACTGCACACGCACGCCGACTTCCACGAGTTCATGGGAGTCATGTCCGGCAGCGGCGAACACCTACTGACCACCGGCGTCGCGCCGCTGCGGGCCGGTGACGTCGTACTGGTCCGGCCGAGCGACCGCCATGCGGTACGCGGCGCGGCGCCCGATGGTCTGGAGTTTGTCAACGTCGCGTTCCCGAGCTCGATCTGGCAAGGATTCCTCGACCTGACCCGCACACCGACCTGGTCGTCCCGAGGTCCGGTCAGCTTCCATCAACCGTCCGCCGTACCGGTCTTCGAGCACGCCCTCGACCGGTTCCAGAACACCCCAACCGCCTACGACCTGCTGCGCTTCTGGATCGACCTTCTCGACCTACTGACACCCGGCGACCCCGGCGGCTCAGGGATCCCCGACTGGCTCGCCAAAGCGTGTACGTCGATGCGCGCCGAGGAGAACCTCCGCGGCGGCGTACCGCGCCTGCTCGAACTAGCCGGCGTGAGCCCCGCACACCTGTCCCGCTCGATGCGCGCGGCGTACGGCGTCACGCCGACCACCTTCGTCACCGACCTCCGCCTAGAGCACGCCGCATCCTTGCTAGCCGCAACCAACACCACGATCGCTACCATCGCGACCCGCTGCGGCTTCACCAGCCAGTCCTACTTCACGCGCCGCTTCACCACAGCCCACGCCCTCACTCCCACCACCTTCCGCCACCGCTCCCAACGCGCCTTCGTCCCCTGA
- a CDS encoding phytanoyl-CoA dioxygenase family protein, producing MFETDGYVIFRDVIDQDLIKEVNDHVEWLQARHPEVRPEQLGHVYLRDDPFWVRLVSDDRLVDIAEKFVGPDIALFASHYISKPPYSGQPVLWHQDAAFWPLDPMKVVTLWLAVDHSTPENGCVRLIPGSHRSGVAGMRDNTDVESVLGKEIAVEVDESQAVDMVLAPGDVEVHHANIVHGSTANTSPYRRCGLTIRYIPTSTRITDPESPYPSAFHLRGEPGVNSYQPRPQYVEGRHFPFAGAS from the coding sequence ATGTTCGAAACCGACGGCTATGTCATCTTCCGCGACGTCATCGACCAAGACCTGATCAAGGAAGTGAACGATCATGTCGAGTGGCTGCAGGCCCGCCATCCCGAGGTCCGGCCCGAGCAGCTCGGACACGTCTACCTGCGTGATGACCCGTTCTGGGTCCGGCTGGTGAGCGACGACCGGCTCGTCGACATCGCCGAGAAGTTCGTCGGGCCGGACATCGCGCTGTTCGCGTCGCACTACATCTCCAAGCCGCCGTACTCCGGGCAGCCGGTGCTCTGGCATCAGGACGCCGCGTTCTGGCCGCTCGACCCGATGAAGGTGGTGACGCTCTGGCTGGCCGTCGACCACTCGACGCCGGAGAACGGGTGCGTCCGGTTGATCCCGGGCAGTCACCGCTCCGGGGTCGCCGGGATGCGCGACAACACCGACGTGGAGAGCGTGCTCGGCAAGGAGATCGCGGTCGAGGTCGACGAGTCGCAGGCCGTCGACATGGTGCTCGCGCCGGGCGACGTCGAGGTGCACCACGCGAACATCGTGCACGGGAGTACCGCGAACACGTCGCCCTATCGGCGCTGCGGGCTGACCATCCGCTACATCCCGACGTCGACGAGGATCACCGATCCGGAGTCGCCGTACCCGAGCGCGTTCCACCTGCGCGGCGAGCCGGGGGTGAACAGCTACCAGCCGCGACCGCAGTACGTCGAAGGCCGGCACTTCCCGTTCGCCGGCGCTTCTTGA
- a CDS encoding VOC family protein — protein sequence MTQVAEQPGSTAGRLGSVVLDCPDPLELAQFYSALLGLEIDENGDEDWRSLTGPGSSLGFSTLAFRRSEEYVPDTWPGTDAQDLHLDLIVEDLSSGHATVVALGAEPLDPLDPPPADNARGWRIYADPAGHPFRICLE from the coding sequence ATGACGCAGGTGGCAGAGCAGCCGGGCAGTACTGCCGGGCGGCTCGGCTCGGTGGTCCTGGATTGCCCGGACCCACTCGAGCTCGCCCAGTTCTACTCGGCGCTGCTGGGGCTGGAGATCGACGAGAACGGTGACGAGGACTGGCGGAGCCTGACCGGCCCCGGCTCGTCGTTGGGGTTCTCGACGCTGGCCTTCCGGCGCTCGGAGGAGTACGTGCCGGACACGTGGCCCGGCACCGACGCGCAGGACCTTCACCTCGACCTGATCGTCGAGGATCTCTCCAGCGGTCACGCGACCGTGGTCGCCCTCGGAGCCGAGCCGCTCGATCCGCTGGACCCGCCGCCCGCCGACAACGCGCGCGGCTGGCGGATCTACGCCGACCCGGCGGGGCACCCGTTCCGGATCTGCCTCGAGTGA